One genomic window of Pecten maximus chromosome 3, xPecMax1.1, whole genome shotgun sequence includes the following:
- the LOC117324608 gene encoding interferon-induced protein 44-like, translating into MTSLSDKDKETLQEFIGEGSKCFTKLYSAKEHECDAAVFHQRCNNRGPTLTVIYNTDGHVYGGYASVSWQSTSTPQVYDKAAFLFSLRGNGDEQSRKFPVTKCNLALVFDDKSGPTFGSGPDLAVFTGSITRSDDGTFPLSPTMEAGSYEKIPFSLGDQTSSDIPVMDVAVYSVEDSEQKIMSRQWRDEPKFESEYLATLLDDVESYWPLKDFGVSEEALQHVNILFIGPIGAGKSSFLNSVESVFRKHVTMSAAAGSRGKSVTSMYRQYPITGPVVSVCVYDVSVPPVSNHRSCCFNDCSITKDIDAILDGHVPNNYIFNSSSSVTNKTHGYRRDPKLKDKIHCVVYVLDAEKYSPEIGMSFVTETVKEQIMDIQEKVDQRGIQQLILLNKIDNACAATKENTSDVYRSELIQQRCFHAANCLGLPPMTVLPMKNNFMELTTSDEVAILTLYNVRQMLRAADAYLRVNYLDELRQERYESQLS; encoded by the exons ATGACAAGTTTATCAGACAAAGACAAGGAAACTTTACAGGAGTTCATAGGGGAGGGATCCAAGTGTTTCACCAAGTTGTACAGCGCGAAGGAACACGAATGTGACGCGGCTGTCTTCCACCAGAGGTGTAATAACAGAGGTCCTACAC TGACCGTGATCTACAATACGGATGGTCACGTGTACGGAGGGTATGCTTCAGTCAGCTGGCAGTCAACCTCCACTCCACAAGTCTACGACAAAGCTGCATTCCTCTTCTCTCTTCGTGGCAACGGAGATGAGCAATCGAGAAAGTTTCCTGTGACGAAATGCAACTTGGCCCTTGTATTCGACGACAAGTCTGGTCCTACCTTCGGGAGTGGCCCAGACCTGGCAGTGTTTACCGGGAGTATCACCAGATCAGATGATGGAACTTTCCCACTCAGCCCTACAATGGAAGCGGGGAGTTATGAGAAGATCCCCTTCTCGTTAGGGGATCAGACCAGCTCTGATATTCCTGTAATGGATGTCGCGGTGTACAGCGTGGAAG atagtGAACAGAAAATTATGTCTCGTCAGTGGAGGGATGAGCCTAAGTTCGAGTCGGAG TACCTGGCAACACTGTTGGACGACGTGGAGTCTTATTGGCCACTGAAGGATTTCGGTGTTTCTGAGGAAGCTCTACAGCACGTCAACATTCTTTTTATTGGACCAATCGGAGCTGGGAAATCCAGTTTTTTAAACTCGGTGGAGTCTGTATTTAGGAAACATGTGACTATGAGTGCTGCGGCTGGAAGTAGAGGGAAAAGTGTGACGTCGATG TACCGCCAGTATCCAATCACAGGTCCTGTTGTTTCAGTGTGTGTTTATGACGTTTCAGTACCGCCAGTATCCAATCACAGGTCCTGTTGTTTCA ACGATTGTAGTATCACCAAAGACATTGATGCCATTCTGGACGGTCATGTGCCCAATAACTACATC TTTAACTCATCTTCGTCAGTGACAAACAAAACACACGGCTACCGACGGGATCCCAAACTGAAGGACAAGATCCATTGCGTCGTATATGTGCTTGATGCGGAAAAGTACTCCCCCGAGATCGGGATGTCGTTTGTGACGGAGACAGTGAAGGAACAGATTATGGACATCCAGGAAAAAGTAGATCAGAGAG GTATCCAACAGTTGATCCTTCTAAACAAGATCGATAACGCATGCGCTGCCACGAAGGAGAACACTTCCGATGTATACCGGAGTGAACTGATTCAACAGAGGTGTTTCCATGCGGCCAACTGTTTAGGACTTCCGCCGATGACGGTTCTACCGATGAAAAATAACTTCATGGAGCTGACGACATCGGACGAAGTGGCAATCCTCACTCTGTATAACGTCCGACAGATGTTAAGGGCGGCCGACGCGTACCTGAGGGTCAACTACCTGGACGAGCTGAGACAGGAGAGATACGAATCCCAGCTCAGCTAG